A genomic region of Rhodanobacter sp. contains the following coding sequences:
- a CDS encoding pilus assembly protein PilM, with protein sequence MGLFTPKKPALIGVDISSTAVKLLELSQSGGRYRVEHYAVEPLPPNAVVEKNIVEVEAVGEAIRRALARSGAKLKHASAAVAGSAVITRIIPMPSELSEEDLEGQIQVEANQYIPYPIEEVSLDFEVLGPVRDNPEMNNILLAASRTENVDMRVAALELGGLTAKVVDVEAFAMENAFALLVDQLNVGRDALVAVVDVGATMTTLSVLRNQRTIYSREQVFGGKQLTDEIMRRYGLSYEEAGRAKRKGGLPESYQSEALEPFKESLVQQVSRLLQFFFAGSEYSKVDQVVLAGGCATIDGIAGMLEEHVGVPCVVANPLARMSMSPKVQGQTLSQDAPALMVAVGLALRSFD encoded by the coding sequence GTGGGGCTCTTCACACCCAAGAAGCCGGCGCTGATCGGCGTCGACATCAGCTCGACCGCAGTCAAGTTGCTGGAACTAAGCCAGTCGGGCGGGCGTTACCGCGTGGAGCACTACGCGGTCGAGCCGCTGCCGCCGAACGCCGTGGTCGAGAAGAACATCGTTGAAGTCGAAGCCGTGGGGGAGGCGATCCGCCGCGCGCTGGCGCGCTCGGGCGCCAAGCTCAAGCATGCTTCCGCAGCGGTGGCCGGTTCGGCCGTGATCACGCGCATCATCCCGATGCCCAGCGAATTGAGCGAAGAGGACCTGGAAGGCCAGATCCAGGTCGAGGCGAACCAGTACATCCCTTATCCGATCGAGGAAGTGAGCCTCGACTTCGAGGTGCTCGGCCCGGTTCGCGACAATCCGGAGATGAACAACATCCTGCTCGCCGCCTCCCGCACCGAGAACGTGGACATGCGCGTGGCCGCGCTGGAGCTGGGCGGGCTCACCGCCAAGGTGGTCGACGTGGAAGCGTTCGCGATGGAAAACGCGTTCGCGCTGCTGGTCGATCAGCTCAACGTCGGCCGGGATGCCTTGGTGGCGGTGGTCGATGTGGGCGCCACCATGACCACACTGTCGGTGCTGCGCAACCAGCGCACGATCTACTCGCGCGAGCAGGTGTTCGGCGGCAAGCAGCTCACCGACGAAATCATGCGCCGCTACGGGCTCTCCTACGAGGAAGCCGGCCGTGCCAAGCGCAAGGGCGGCCTGCCGGAGTCCTACCAGAGCGAGGCGCTGGAGCCGTTCAAGGAATCGCTGGTGCAACAGGTCAGCCGCTTGCTGCAGTTCTTCTTTGCCGGCAGCGAGTACAGCAAGGTCGACCAGGTGGTGCTGGCCGGCGGCTGCGCCACCATCGACGGCATCGCCGGGATGCTCGAAGAGCACGTTGGCGTGCCCTGCGTGGTGGCCAACCCGCTGGCTCGCATGTCGATGTCGCCCAAGGTGCAGGGCCAGACGCTGTCCCAGGATGCGCCGGCACTGATGGTTGCGGTCGGCCTCGCACTGAGGAGTTTCGACTGA